In Xanthomonas sp. SI, the following are encoded in one genomic region:
- a CDS encoding zinc ribbon domain-containing protein YjdM — protein sequence MSAAPACPQCTLQNTYVDGALWICADCGYEWPAAADTATAAETVVRDSNGNVLQAGDTVVVIKDLKVKGSSIPLKQGTVIRGIRLVEDDAEHIEGNSDKIKGLVLKTCFLRKA from the coding sequence ATGTCCGCCGCACCCGCCTGTCCGCAATGCACCCTGCAAAACACCTATGTCGACGGGGCGCTGTGGATCTGCGCCGACTGCGGCTACGAGTGGCCGGCAGCGGCGGACACCGCCACCGCCGCAGAAACGGTGGTGCGCGACAGCAACGGCAACGTGCTGCAGGCCGGCGACACCGTGGTGGTGATCAAGGACCTGAAGGTGAAGGGCTCGTCGATCCCGCTGAAGCAGGGCACAGTGATCCGCGGCATCCGCCTGGTCGAGGATGATGCCGAGCACATCGAAGGCAATTCGGACAAGATCAAGGGACTGGTGCTGAAGACCTGCTTCCTGCGCAAGGCCTGA